A segment of the Oncorhynchus clarkii lewisi isolate Uvic-CL-2024 chromosome 11, UVic_Ocla_1.0, whole genome shotgun sequence genome:
ttgtatgtgcgtgcgtgcctgcgtgcgtgcgtggctgtgtgcgcatgtgtgtggtCCCAAAGTTGTCGCCTCAATAATCATCAAACACCTATCCTAATTTCTGAATGACCCATATTGCGTTGGAAATAACGTATTTTCCACTTACTCAGAAGTCATTTTGTTTATTCAAAGTCAGTTAATGTTTTCTAATCGATTAGCTGATGTCTCAAGTAATCAAGAACGATTTGTTGGAGTCCATGACCTTTCGTGGCTTTTGAGGCCCGGCTCGCACAGTGGGGTGAGGTAAGTGGAGAGGGGTGTTGAGACCGAAATGACCGTCAGACTTGACGACAATTAGCCATTTTGCGCTTCATTGCAAACATAGAGTAACATAATTCGATTGCACCGGTCCCCGTTTCATAAGTCATTTGAGTGAACCCTATATGCATACAACACATTTGTATCTAGCCTAAAGGCTAGGCTACTTGTCGAGTGACCTGCAGTTTGGAATTCGTAGTTAACAAGATATAAAGAAATTGGCAATTTGATGAAACAGATGTGTCCATACAGGAACTATAGTAAATGAAAATATATAAACACATTTGTACATGGTAAACTCTCCAAATATTGTATATACATTGTTTGCATGTTGCAGATGGAATGTTATACTATGTGCACGCTTGACACAACAGGTTTTCAGTTCAGAGGTCAATATGACGACCATCGAGGTTCCTTGTGTAGGCTATACAACACATGGCAAAGCAGTACAGCGTATCATCGTTATGGAAACTGGTTCAAAGCCATAGTTGCACTTGATACATTACGTTTGTTGATCTGATGCAAATACATTCAAATTGGTGTTTGAATGGTCGATTAAATACATTCTGTTATTTCATGCATTAAAACTGGAATCGAAAAGGAATGGACTCAGCACCGAAAATCAAACAATAGCTATGGCCACTAATAACAGTCTTTAGTCTATTGCAAAATCTGCCATCGCAAAGTATTCTACTGTCATGAAAGATGGCCTATGTAAATGACATGTTTGTATCAACGTAAACAAAcgaaataaatatatacatattatttTTAACAACACTTTTTAAAGAAATGGGGGCAATGGTATTTCCTGTATCATTGATAGAAAACAGAAGACAGTAGTGTTAGCTCAGCAATAACTCCCAACAACATCTCAACAAAATAGTTTCCGAATTACAGTCCGATAAACGTGCCTGTGGAGTGTAGTTTATGCGTGCCTGAGAGCAAGCATGCATGCGCGCGTTGTATTTCTGCATATTCGTGTATAGCCTATGCAATCAAGAGTGCATGGGAATATCTGatcaatatatttatatatattttaccatTTAAGCTATTTAATAACAACTCGGGAACAGTACACAGTGAACACACGTATTAATTATTATAGTGGAATCAAGTGTAATTGATGTAGTTGAAACCAGGGGTTACAGATTGAATTAGACAAATTCAGTTGGGTATTGCTGACTGCCTGTAAAATTTGCAGGCCTCTTcgttgttgtaaatgactttAGCTCTAAGACATTATGTCAAACTAGTTCTACCTGTTTATGATCAAATTATGGCAACATTTGTGTTAAAACGTATAGGCCTATGTAAATGACATGTTTGTATCAACGTAAACAAAcgaaataaatatatacatattatttTTAACAACACTTTTTAAAGAAATGGGGGCAATGGTATTTCCTGTATCATTGATAGACAGGCTTGTGGCCTATAGCTTTCGACAGCAGCCATTGTGATAGATATTTAGGCTATAATGCGTTCGTTTCGCTCTCAAAAACTGTTTTCATTTATTAAATAACATTAGCATTAATGACACACGTAAGGGGCTTCCTAATACAAATGCATAAATAAGCATACGATTGTTTTCCTTGTGACTATTTTTCTACGGATGGAGCAGCCGGGTATTCCTCTTTATGAGTGAGCTATTGTGCCTGGGGTTAGGATCCCACACACAATCTGAGATGCAGCCAACAAAAACAGCCCTGACAGACCATGGCTCGCTTCACCTGCCACAGCACTGCATCGCAATTATGCCAAGGACGTGTACAGTTAGGCTTCATTCACCTTATTTGAAAACAGACTGTCTGGGTTAGAGAAAGAGAAGACGAAGCTAGAACGCTCTAGACTAGAACGTGACAGTGAAAAGGAGATCTAGAGCACAGACATAGCATATTCATATACATCCACAGACTCTGCTCCATGCATCAATATATTGATTTCGAGGTGCATGCCATCAATATACAATCCAAACTATTTGAATTAGGTTATGTAATGCAATGTTCCCATGGCCTTTTTGCACGTAAAACAAGGCTACATCTGGTGTATTAGCAGTAGCACACGTGATCATTTGCATGGATATGACTTATACATAGCCCTATGGGCTATAAGGTGTGACCAAATATAACAGATATCCACATTCCGACTTATTTGCCATATCAATTAACTTAATGCAGTTGAAATACGTTATATTCCAACTGGACGCTGTCAAACAACACCGATAATTACAGACAGCCTagtagtaaaaaatatatatttgatgcatatcttaaaacaaacaaaaaaaacagagtggTAGGGAATGGCAAGTGTAATAACCTTCAACACAGCCGTGTACATCTCACTGATTTTAAACAACGGTTTCGCTTGAGGGCTGGCGCTTCACACACGCATCAAACACCAATGTATTCATTGTTTTCTGTGTCATTTGGCAGGGTAAAAAGCTCCGCTGCGGTTTTGAATGATCCTGTGCTATGAACTATGAGTTGAAAGTATatgtgcttttttatttttactatagcCTACTTGAGGGAAACAATGGGTTCAGCTGCTTATTGCAAGGAACAATTGTCAGGGGACAGTTAAACGCAATTACTGTAACCGGGCTGAATAAAAAAAAATGCCAAGAACGAAAATACACCCGGGCGTATATCAACCACCGAATAAAATCATTAAAAGATATGAATACAAATCGACATGAAGCGtatcaaatatttatttttttctgggCAACAAAGGACTATAATACATTGACAGGCATGGGAACTATTGCCAGCAGAGGTCTATACAATACAGCTAAAACCGCCTCCAATTTGGACATACAAGATATCAGGTGGTCCCAAATGTTTTGAATTTCTTTgaacatgaaaaaaaaaatctaaagacaATATCCATTTATTGCTTTTATGGTGCTTCAAGGGAAGAACAAGAGGTGAGACGTATTCTGATTGGCACAACACATAAAATCTTGTATTAAAACAAGAAAGTAGAAACACAAAAGAGTTCTTATCAGGATATCGCGTATGCtcttttcaacaacaaaaaaaacccGGAATAGAATAAGGATGATAGAGAGAAATGGAGGTTTATTTCTATTACATTTGTTCACTTGCTTCAATGTCGCCTCAACATGCTACAAGAGGGCTGAATTGAAATATCCCAGAGAAAAAAAATACCCCAAACTTCTGTTTTCTAAGAACCATAAAACCACATGAAGAACTAACCGAATATTTAAACCCACTAAAACAGGAGGCaacagataaataaaaaataagtttCAACAGACGCACCATATTTACAATTCCCATTAAATTacagataaataaatatatacatacatgaACACAGATTCCCTTATATAACCGTGAATCGTGTTGAAAGTTCAAGTTGGTCATTTGGAGTGAGAGTCTGCAACTGAAGTCATGACATGTAAATGTGGATTTTTCAAAGTTTATTATTCACAATACTGATAATAATTCATCCTCTTTTAGCCTCTTTTTTTGTCATACGGCTACAATCGTAAATTGAGATATAATGGTCGCTGGATTTCAATCCGTTGCAGCTCATAAAAGGAGGGAGCAGGCCTACATAAAAAGTCCTCCATGTGGCAAagacctttctctctctggagCTGTGAATTATGGTGGGCATCTTGCACGTCGCTTTCCGAAAATCCAAAGTTGAATGATAGTAAAAACAAACATGTAAAATCATTGCGAGATCAGGAAGTTGCCCGTTTACTTGATCAATAGTATCTATATGTATTTATAATATTTATATTGGGCTTTCAGGTGAGAATCACTTTCTGTGCTTCTCGTCTTTGTCTCCGCCTTTAGTGCCGCTGTCTGAGTGACTATTGTTGTTCAGGTACATTTTGTCCATGGCTTTAATCGCCTCCGTCAGATAGTTCTGGAGAGCGGTGAGGGCCGCGCACATGGCCGGGGTCCCGAATCCGTGAGAAATGAGACTGAAATGGGTCAAGCAACTCTGAATCCCTGGCTCAAGTATAGGTTGTGGTCGAGAATTCCCCAAGGGAGTACGGTCCTGGGAAAGCAGGTCTGTGAACTCTTTGCATATTTGCCTAAAAGGGGAGACAATATATGTGTTAATTACAATCATAATGCCAGTCTGCCCCTAATATAAATTCAGTATACAAGAGTTGTCCAAAAATCCTATTAATTTGATAGAATTTATATAGTTGTTAGCACAACATATTTGCTCAAAGTGACGTAGGCTATAGGCTACGTGTGATAGGCCTATTGTAGTGTCGAAATGTTTTAATGCAGTGGGGAAAGGTTATGTTGGCGTAGAACCAGCTATGTGTCAATGCAAACGCAATCACAGCAAACAAAATGGTTGCATGTGGATGAGGCCTGCTCAATAGACCGACCAATGACAGTACACTCCAGTTTGGATAGGCTAATACAGGCCGATTCGTCCACGTGTTTTATTTCATGCTTACGCACCATGATAAACATGTTTGGCATGAATCAAATGAAAAAGAGAGTTGGGATTTTAAATTCAGTTAGTTGACAGGGTGAAATTCCAAAAGGGTTTGTTCATTTGAGCATTTTGTCGCGTGCATAACATCACGTGATGACTTATCCGGCGCATTAGAAGCTCAAATATTTTGACGTTAGTCGATTAATTTGTATCCAATAATTTTTGTTGGTCAGTTGTAATGTGTCACATTCATTCAGAATGCAATTAATTAGTGGAAAAGAATACTACAATGTAACCCAAATATCAATGCCAAAAATGTAACACTAGAAATCCATGTGAAACCTATCAAAAAGCCTTCAACAAACGACCATCCATTTGAGTTTGTGTTTGCAAACACTGTCGATGTAAACATGAGAATGACTTGAAAACATTTTTTGGGACATACGAAATGTGATAACATAACACTTACTTCGTTGCCAATAACATGTTTTTTCTTTGGACGTGTTCGTTTGGGTCGGAATGCTGGCGGTTTGTATATTCCGCTACTGCCTTGGCTGGAAACTCAGTCTCGCATACATAACCAAAATCTCTGGCAAGATGCACTGCTTCGCCTAAGAAGGAAATAATGGATTGAGTGTATAATATATTGCTCTGAATTGGTGACATCAAATATAGACCAATTAACACTTCCACTTAACAGATGATGAATTTAATGAACGTCTTCGGCCAAAGAGAAGGCATTATTATCGTATCCATGTCCAAAGCAGTAGGCTATATAGCACCTGTAGCATTCCTTCTttcacattatggaacaaaattCTATGTTATTAATAATACAAGTCAGGCACCATACGTCCTTTTGAGAGAAGAGTTCACTACCAGGGAAACAGTACAACAATGTTATAAATAGCGTCATTGCACAACACCATGACATCGATTAGACATCCCTAAACATTATTGAAAGTCCATACGATAATGCAACATAGGAAAGCAATTTTAAAAGGCTATATACGTAAATCTCGCTCCGACATATTTTAGCTTTGAGAATTATAGGTTCATTCCATTGAGGTCAGCCTTTTTTGTTGATTTTGGTTTTCATTTCCTGAAACAGTTGGGTTTTTACTGCGGGGCTTCCTGACATAAATCTCAACTCCAGAAGAACGCATGCGCGCCAATTATCGTCAAAGCTCATGTCCAGTAAACTCCTTTTTGTCGTTTCCATAAAATGGAGCGGATCATAAACAATAACAGCACTTCAGAAAAAAGCATAGTCTTTTCACTAAATAACCGAGAGCCTTcataccccccaccccccttatCGCAAAGAATCATACATTTGTTCAGCCTCATTACCATACAGCACCAAATTTCAATGAAGCACAATGAATATTGCATTCACTCTTCGGCTGTAATGATTAAGAGGAACCAATGAACCATCCCATGCTTTCACCTTTAAAACCCACAGCTTACCAAATACCACCGCGATGAATAATAACGGCTCAACTTTGCAAGCAACATTTCTTTATTCAATAGCCAATGCCATGATCACAGTACACCGTAAATGACTCATTTATATTATTTAATAGGCTCACAACATATAGTTCCGCCATAGGTCAGTTCCACTTCCATCACAGAGAAAGAACGAGCCCAGTGTAAATAATAGGTGACCAGTAGCTGTAGCCTAGTAGTAGCCTTGGCCTACTAGAATTCTTACTACTAGCCTACTAGTACTAGCTTAATAATAATAAACGCCTTATAACACTGATCATGATAACAAGCCACTAAAATAAATCAATATAATAAATCAATCGATCCACTTCTGCCAGAGGTGAAACAGCTCCACACTCCCGCTAGACAATAAATAAGCAAATGCCCATAAGCCGGCTTCAACAGCGAGCCTAATTCATCTGGCACAAACTAGGCCAGCAAGGCTAACCGACTCCTACCTCCAATGTAGTAGCCTAGCCTTAGGCCCATGCACTTTTACAAAGAGAGGATTGCACACAGGTAGGCTAAATACACAGGCCAATGTTGCGTAAAGCCTCTAGAAtaattaccatcatcatcatttcaCTCAAAAATGCACAGATATCCTTCATGCATTATTGGTTTGCAAGGCCGGCCCAAATTACACTAACGTACTGATTTCGAATGTTCCCCCTGAAACCGTTCAAAGCACCTGCTATCGCCGGAACCGGAATTCAGATAATTTACAATGCAATTTACCTTCAACTAGTGACGTCAGCAGGGTAACGTTTGCAGCCTTGCGTCTACCTGCAGGTAGATTTAATCCAATTTTATCCAATTTCTCTCTGAGGGACCTTCCGCCATTCTTAGACTTGGCTCTGTAACAAGAAAGTAAAAATAGCTTGTATGAATAGGCtaatttataaaatattttttcaacACTCAATTGGACACACTATCTGATCCAAAAAGGGTTGAATGAATATTATTTAATCAAAGAGATAACTATCTATTTGGCATCGTATTTCTTTCATGTGCTTCTGTAACTATATATCGGTGTCTATAGGCCTGTTTGCGTGTCAATATAGGCTATGCATTGTCAACTCACTGAAACGGATTTATTTGAGTAAATACACAATATACAGCCAAAATACTGCCTTTGCGTCTAGCTTAGAATCAATAGACCGAACATTACAGTAGTTTACTTTTggtgtaggcctatgtgatgtGCTTAAACATGTGTTAGAGGGTTGAGGGTAAGGCCAACAGGCCTACATTCATTTGTGGGCTACATTGCGAGAAAACAAATTCAGTGTGTGCGTAAAGTTAATATGGAATTTAACAGTCTGCCGTTAAGGCTGTTTTAAAAGCAGGAGGTGTCACGCTTGGTCGATTTAAATTATTCGTGGAATAAAAAATTAGAAGAGACATTAAAGTCCGGCTCACCTTCTCAGCACCCCGCCCAGCAGTGACGCGTTGAGGCACTCAGGCGGCGAGAGGCGTCTCTGCACTTCCGCCACCGTGACCTTGTACTTTGATGTGGAGCTAAGCAGAGACAATCGACCCGGAACAGAGCAGAACACTTCGTTGGGGTTTACCACACCGCCAAAAAGACCGTCCTTATTTATCCCAATGGTGGAGACATTGTTGTTCTTTGATAAAGAAACTGGACCTAGGGAACACAAAGACCAAGTTCAGTAAATCTCATTCAATGTAGACCCTTAACCATATCAGATCAATATCAAACGCAGTGTGTGTGCAGAGGTCTACACAAAATTCAAACAATGGGCATAGGGTAGGCTATGACAGGCCAAATCATAATGATAATATTAACACGAATCATAACACATTATATAAACAGacctaataataatattaataataatatatgtatTGTTTTCTTGTTGGTGTTATTAGGCATCTGCACAAAGGGCTAACCATTGCTAAAAACTATTTTATCGTATTTTAAGGCTTTGTTATAGGCCTATAAACCCTATATTTGTTTAGGATGGGCTATATATTACGTTTGACCTCTGAAACATTGTACATTTCTGCAGACACACGCGCACTCTCTATGTTGCAAatgtacatcacacacacatcacgctGAGAGAAGCTGATTTTCAAATATCCATGGTCCCCCTCAAAAATACATTCGTGCGTGTGATTTCTCTTTGCAGGGTTTACCGTTTTGTGTGCAGGAACCGGAGACAAAGGGACTAGCCTTTTGGATAGATCACTTGTGACATTAAGAGCTCAGGGGAGGCTAATAGAGACAATAGAAGCTAAACGAACTCTTGAGATTACTAATATAAGAGCCAATTATCATGCTGACGCGGAAAGAGCATGTCTCAAGATTCATCCTCAGCGCAACTAATTTGACTTGACAAAAGACTCTACATGGCGAGAGGAGTAACATTCAACCTGACCATGAAGTAGGTCTCAGACGCCCGAAATGGTCTTATAGTATAGGAGAAAACATTTCAATCCACACGCAATTTTGCTAGGCCCATCTATATAATGCAACCCTGAACGCATTATTCCACAAACAACCGCAGCTATGTAAAACATTGATGGCATTGGACTCTATAAATGGTTTAGAGACCTTGCCTATTTTTGCAGGTTGAGATTTGTTCCACCTTGATGCAGGATCTGGTATCATCTTGATACTGAATACATACAGCATTAACAACTGCCATGTTAGATTTGCTCCTGCGGTGCAAAGAGAACTACTCACTGGACACAGACGTCGCTTCAACCTCTAGTTTTCATTTACATTTGGCTGCGTTGTCatctaacgtgaattcaacgtgaaatcaacattTAAAAAGTCATTGGATTTAGATTCAaagttgggtaaaaaaaaatacacatatcatatatgtaatatatgtaatatatgtaatatatataatatatattatgttgATTACATCTTctgttgattacttttttcaaatatTATCAATTTTCCACGTTGACATCATCGCATAGATTTtttgggttgaaatgacgtggacaGTGTttagcctataggcctatataTGACATCGAGCGAAAAGGATGCGACACATTAAAACCTATAGGATACAGCATAACCTATATAGGGCATATTCGCATCTGACTACTTTGAAATGCTGACATTGGCCTTCATTGATTAAACATGTGCAGTTAGTTTGATGCACTCGAGCTCACGTATTAAAAAACACTGCGCATTAATCCATTTGGTTCAGTGAAGCCTTTAGCTACCGCACCGAGCTCCCGAGCAGAGTGGTGGACTGGTGTGGTGTTCAGCTTGTGCAAACAGGCATGGCATCTCAAAGGAAACTGCTTACCTTTTTTAATTACAGTCTGGTCTGGGATGTGAATTCCTTGATCCTCAATATGCTGCAACACACAGATGCACAAACACTATTTAATAAAGAATACAATGGAATTAATCTTACATGTCATGCTGTTTGCAAAAGGCTGGCGTGTAGCCCACAATCAGACAATATGGGGGGCCTATAGGTTACCTGTTATTATTTTCAATaaaggggaagggaagggttaTTGTCTATAGCTGTTGGGCAGGGTGCGTCGTGCACACCAGACTTAAATAACGCCTCAATAATCGTGACCTGATTCCATCCACAGATTGGCTACTTACGAATAAATATTAATTATATTAGGAATAACTGTGTTATTACAAGCCGTGCACGCTAATTAGTGATTAGGCCATTGTTTTCAATAAAACAAAACGATTCCTCACTATAGATAGACCCTTTACTCATTCCATTTCTTCGTATTACCCGCTGAGCGATGGAACTTCATCTAAAACATGGTGCTCAGTTAATGTGTAAAACTCCCGAGTGGACTATTGTATTATTATAGCTCACAGACCCCCACTCGTATCCGGACTTGAACGAGTCTTTTCAATGAGCACAATTCAATTAAATATGAAGGGAGGATATCCAGAATCACGTCAAAAAAATGACAGGGTATATGAATCAACAATCGTGGTATACCATCCATTTTGTGAGAGGGGTTTGAGATCAAATTATAGTCCTCAGAGCTGCAGTTTAGATCTGTTTAGTTTAGGGTAAGTGTTATTTATAACACTATATATATTTTcagtggagggagggggtaaaCAAATTATCTCTAATAAGGCTAATAACGTGCAAACACAGCTAGAAAATATAGACTGAATAATCCAGGCCTGTATAACATGTTTGACTCGAAGGCGTTTGTAAAATCAAATACATTCGTACAAAAGTCCTCTGTCAATTAAATTCAATGAAGGGCATAATCTTTTGCTATTTCTACATTTATAAAATTGAGTCATAAAATGTAGGCCTTAACATTTAATACAGAGCTGCCAATTTACAGCAGCAAACTTTAATAGAAGGCTAAGCGTGTAATAATAATGTATAAATCGtaattataaaataataataacaattattATGATTATCATATCAATAATGTGAAAGTAATaatgtaatagtaataataatataattaccAAATAATGCTGAATTACCTGAACATCTTCTAAAGAGTGATGTATTCCATGGATTGGGATAGAATCTGAGAGTCCCGTATCGAGTCCGTGGCCCGACGGCAGGAGCACTTCTCTCCGGTACTCTCTACAGAGCTGATGGGGCAGGCCGCGGTGCTGGTGCAGCAAAGTGCTCTCCTGACTCTGCCTCTGGCCCGGCCAGCCAGGGTGCTGTGGCTGCGGCTGAGCATGCAGGGAGTTGAGGGAGTAGGGGTCGTTGACGTGCGAGTAGGGGTCCTGAGACT
Coding sequences within it:
- the LOC139420177 gene encoding transcription factor AP-2-alpha-like isoform X2, yielding MKMLWKLTDNIKYEDYEDRHDGTSNGTARLPQLGGVGQSPYSAPPLSHTPNSDFQPPYFPPPYQPIYSQSQDPYSHVNDPYSLNSLHAQPQPQHPGWPGQRQSQESTLLHQHRGLPHQLCREYRREVLLPSGHGLDTGLSDSIPIHGIHHSLEDVQHIEDQGIHIPDQTVIKKGPVSLSKNNNVSTIGINKDGLFGGVVNPNEVFCSVPGRLSLLSSTSKYKVTVAEVQRRLSPPECLNASLLGGVLRRAKSKNGGRSLREKLDKIGLNLPAGRRKAANVTLLTSLVEGEAVHLARDFGYVCETEFPAKAVAEYTNRQHSDPNEHVQRKNMLLATKQICKEFTDLLSQDRTPLGNSRPQPILEPGIQSCLTHFSLISHGFGTPAMCAALTALQNYLTEAIKAMDKMYLNNNSHSDSGTKGGDKDEKHRK
- the LOC139420177 gene encoding transcription factor AP-2-alpha-like isoform X4 — translated: MLVHSFSAMDRHDGTSNGTARLPQLGGVGQSPYSAPPLSHTPNSDFQPPYFPPPYQPIYSQSQDPYSHVNDPYSLNSLHAQPQPQHPGWPGQRQSQESTLLHQHRGLPHQLCREYRREVLLPSGHGLDTGLSDSIPIHGIHHSLEDVQHIEDQGIHIPDQTVIKKGPVSLSKNNNVSTIGINKDGLFGGVVNPNEVFCSVPGRLSLLSSTSKYKVTVAEVQRRLSPPECLNASLLGGVLRRAKSKNGGRSLREKLDKIGLNLPAGRRKAANVTLLTSLVEGEAVHLARDFGYVCETEFPAKAVAEYTNRQHSDPNEHVQRKNMLLATKQICKEFTDLLSQDRTPLGNSRPQPILEPGIQSCLTHFSLISHGFGTPAMCAALTALQNYLTEAIKAMDKMYLNNNSHSDSGTKGGDKDEKHRK
- the LOC139420177 gene encoding transcription factor AP-2-alpha-like isoform X3, whose protein sequence is MLVHSFSAMDRHDGTSNGTARLPQLGGVGQSPYSAPPLSHTPNSDFQPPYFPPPYQPIYSQSQDPYSHVNDPYSLNSLHAQPQPQHPGWPGQRQSQESTLLHQHRGLPHQLCREYRREVLLPSGHGLDTGLSDSIPIHGIHHSLEDVQVIQHYLHIEDQGIHIPDQTVIKKGPVSLSKNNNVSTIGINKDGLFGGVVNPNEVFCSVPGRLSLLSSTSKYKVTVAEVQRRLSPPECLNASLLGGVLRRAKSKNGGRSLREKLDKIGLNLPAGRRKAANVTLLTSLVEGEAVHLARDFGYVCETEFPAKAVAEYTNRQHSDPNEHVQRKNMLLATKQICKEFTDLLSQDRTPLGNSRPQPILEPGIQSCLTHFSLISHGFGTPAMCAALTALQNYLTEAIKAMDKMYLNNNSHSDSGTKGGDKDEKHRK
- the LOC139420177 gene encoding transcription factor AP-2-alpha-like isoform X1, coding for MKMLWKLTDNIKYEDYEDRHDGTSNGTARLPQLGGVGQSPYSAPPLSHTPNSDFQPPYFPPPYQPIYSQSQDPYSHVNDPYSLNSLHAQPQPQHPGWPGQRQSQESTLLHQHRGLPHQLCREYRREVLLPSGHGLDTGLSDSIPIHGIHHSLEDVQVIQHYLHIEDQGIHIPDQTVIKKGPVSLSKNNNVSTIGINKDGLFGGVVNPNEVFCSVPGRLSLLSSTSKYKVTVAEVQRRLSPPECLNASLLGGVLRRAKSKNGGRSLREKLDKIGLNLPAGRRKAANVTLLTSLVEGEAVHLARDFGYVCETEFPAKAVAEYTNRQHSDPNEHVQRKNMLLATKQICKEFTDLLSQDRTPLGNSRPQPILEPGIQSCLTHFSLISHGFGTPAMCAALTALQNYLTEAIKAMDKMYLNNNSHSDSGTKGGDKDEKHRK